Part of the Plasmodium knowlesi strain H genome assembly, chromosome: 11 genome is shown below.
cgggttaagggtaaaagtgggttccgggttaagggtaaaagtgggttccgggttaaggataaaagtgggttccgggttaaggataaaagtaggttacgggttaagagtaaaagtgggtttccGGCTAAAgataaaatgggttccgggttaagggtaaaagtgggttccgggttaaggataaaagtgggttccgggttaaggataaaagtgggttccgggttaaggataaaagtgggttccgggttaaggatatggtaggttccgggttaaagacaaggtgggttccgggttaagggtaaagtgtgttccgggttaaagacaaggtgggttccgggttaagggtaaagtgtgttccgggttaagggtaaagtgtgttccgggttaaggataaaagtgtgttccgggttaagggtaaagtgtgttccgggttaaggataaaagtgtgttccgggttaaggataaaagtgtgttccgggttaaggacaaaagtgggttctgagttaaggataaaagtgggttctgggttaagggtaaaagtgggttccgggttaatgatgaggtaggttccgggttaaggataaaagtgggttctgggttaagggtaaaagtgggttccgggttaatgatgaggtaggttccgggttaatgatgaggtaggttccgggttaaggataaaagtgggttccgggttaaggacaaaagtgggttctgagttaaggataaaagtgggttccgggttaaggataaaagtgggttccgggttaaggatgacgTATGTTACGGGTTATAAGTaatgttggttccgggttaaggataaaagttggttccgggttaaggataaaagttggttccgggttaagggtaaaagtgggttccgggttaaggataaatatgggttccgggttaagggtaaaggtgggttccgggttaagggtaaaggtgggttccgggttaaggataaaagtgcgttccgggtttagggttcagggtttagggttcagggttttaaggttcatggtttatggatttagggttcaggttttaagggttcagggtttagggttcagggtttagggttcagggtttagggttcagggttcagggtttagggttcagggtttagggttcagggtttagggttcagggtttagggttcagggtttagggttcagggttcagggttcagggattagggtttagggtttagggtatagggtttaggtttagggttcatggtttagggtttagggtatagggtttaggtttagggttcatggtttagggtttagggtttagggtttagggtttagggttcagggtttagggtttagggtttagggttttttagggtttagtgtttagggtttagggttcagggttttaaggttcatggtttatggatttagggttcaggttttaagggttcagggtttagggttcaggaatGAGGTTTTATCTTTTACGGTTTGAGGcttagagttcagggttaCAGGGATTAGGATTAATGATCATATCTTTCTTTATGACATATTTCTATATAAATACACTAAGAAACAGCATCATTAAATACAACAAATATAAACCTGaagccctaaaccctgaaccctaaaccctaaaccctaaaccctgaaccctaaaccctgaagccctgaaccctaaaccctaaactctaaaccctaaaccgatgaaccctaaaccctaaaccgatgaaccctaaaccctaaaccgatcaaccctaaaccgatgaaccctaaaccctaaaccgatgaaccctaaaccctaaaccgatgaaccctaaaccctaaaccgatgaaccctaaaccctaaaccctaaaccatgaaccctaaacctaaaccctataccctaaaccctaaaccatgaaccctaaacctaaaccctataccctaaaccctaaaccctaatccctaaaccctaaaccctaaaccctaaagcctaaaacctaaaccctgaaccctaaaccctgaaccctaaaccctaaaccctgaaccctgaaccctgaaccctaaaccctgaaccctaaaccctgaaccctaaaccctgaacccttaaaacctgaaccctaaatccataaaccatgaaccttaaaaccctgaaccctaaaccctaaacactaaaccctaaaaaaccctaaaccctaaaccctaaaccctgaaccctaaaccctaaaccctgaaccctgaaccctgaaccctaaaccctgaaccctgaaccctaaaccctgaaccctaaaccctaaacctaacccctaaaccctgaaccctaaaccctgaaccctgaaacctcaccctgaaccctaaaccctgaaccctaaaccctaaaccctgaaaccctgaaccctaaaccctgaaccctgaaacccgaaatcttaaaccttaaaccttgaaccctaaaccctaaaccctcaaccctaaacccgcatCAGGAAACTCGTAAcacggaaccctaaaccctgaaccctaaaacttataccctaaatcctgaaacctaaaacctaaatcctaaaccctgaaccctaaaacctaaaccataaatcctgaaccgtaaaccctaaaaccctaaaacctgaaccctaaaccctaaaccctaaaccctaaaccctaaaccatgaaccctaaacactaaaccataaacgctaaaaccctaaacccttaaccctaaacgctaaaaccctaaacgctaaaaccctaaacccttaaaccTACACCCGAAATGTGCGGTgcacttatatatataaagaagTAATAGGGAATTTAGGATGATCAAGTGTAGTGCATATGTGAAATGgcacctatatatatgtcatttatttttagcgatgtatatgtataaatagtAATAATGGAATGGGGgaagatattttatttagAATGTAggagggaaaatataaatggattattgaaaaatgtgaagaaaatgtatagatggaaaggaaaagagggaaaataaaattaggaggtaaaaaatgttaaagtagtaaaaagaaaaaagaattaatatAGAGAATGGAAGAACAGGAATAAAGGTAAAAGGAATGATAAAGgataggagtaaggaaatgaagatttagggaaaataagaaggaatgttttaaagggagaaaaaagagggtttaaagaagaaaaagaaaaaggagattttaaaagaaagaaaaaaaagaaggaagttggtttttaagggggaatagaaaagaaagaaattttaaaggatgaaaagaagaagtaaggtttcttatgggaagaaaaggaaggttccttaaagggtgaaaaaggaaaagaagtttccttaaaggggaaaggaaggaaagaaggttctttcctcggttGTTAAAACAACAATATGGTCTTCTGTTCAGGATCtttaggggaaggaaggtgaaaatttttttttatttttatttcttgttttgagaaggaggaaggttttaggggaaaggaaaaagaaaaacgaaaagaagaaggaagagaaataaaagaaggaattaagGTAAAATGTCAccaaagggaggaaaagcaGGGCAGCTCACGGTAAGTAACAGTAATACAATTCACGGTTTACTATCATCTTCTTTGAGGCACGGAACTGTCTGCAAAATAGCTCACACATATTTGTGAATATGAGTATGTATTCCTATGGATgaaccatatatatatgatatatatacgtatatggaatatattatttatagaTTGTTATATAATCCGTTATTTAAATATGTCTCTGCAGAAGCATGTTTTAGAGAGCGTATTACCCTCACGGGGGAAGTATAGTAGTTTAGAGGGTGATAACGATAATTGTGGTTTTAATTCTAAAAACTTAATGGATAATGCCTTAGACAGTTATTCGAGTTTAAGTGAATATATAggcaaaattgcaaaagcGCAGTGCTGCGCAGCAGCACTGGGAGGAAACAGCTCATCCGAAAATGAGTATTGTGATtacctatattttttcacgGGGGATTTAGTACTTACTGGTTTGGATGACACTAAATTTAAGAAGGCTATGGAGGACATCtatcaaaaaatggaaactcaTTTGGACAAATTCAAATGTACGAATAAGTACCCCACGATTACCATACAGAACGACGAACTTTtccagaaaatgaaaaaagtacaTGACTACTATAGGGATTATGAAAGGATAGAGTACTACATAAAGAAACATAATTACATGTGCGATGACACTGTTAGCTCATATTTGGAAGAAATTAAGAAAGCTTACGATGCTATAAGTGGAAAATGTCCCAATCATGATGGAAGTAGTGATGAACCATATTGTAATGATTTTAATAATTGGTTCAGGGACACGAAGTATGGAACCCTATTACAGAAGAAGTGTCTAAAGGACGAGGAAGCTGCGCTGCAGGAGCAAGCGGTCAGGGGACATTCATCTACACATAGTGGTCAGGGGAGCGAAATATTGGGAGGTCGTGTCTCTGgtggtgaaggaaaaggtggcTCCGATGGTGGTGGTAGTCACAGAGGAGATGACGACCAGGATGTTGTACTTATTGGTGATGCCGTCGACACCGGTGCAAGTGGTGTCACACCTGGTGCTGTAGCTGGTGGTACCATTGCCACCATAGGATTACCAGCAAttggtttctttttatacaaagtaagtactacacatatgtgtatatacatatacatatatacacagatgtatatatatatacacatatacacatatacatatacacatacatatgttctttccttttttttttttttttttcagtatactAATCtatttgatggaataaaaaactcCCTCTTTGGTGGCAGCAATAACAGCAACaacagaagaggaagaagatctaTTGGTCGACGTCAACACATTGACGACACTTTCACAGAGAATGATTCTTCCACACTAGGAGACGACGGTTCCACCACCCTGGGTGGTGGTGGCTCCTCCACCGATGTTTCTACCATATATAATGAACCACCTCGTCGATCAATcggaagaagggaaagggccGGAACAAATAATAGAAGACCAGGGAATATACGTTATTATGCGACgtaatatttcttttccatttcctttccttttctttccttttctttttattccttttcttttttttctttccttctttattccctttctttccttttcctttccccccaccaaaattcccttcccttcttttttattccctttccttttccctttccttttccttctttattcttttctttttttttttttttcccttcgttGGTAGCACACCTCGTGCtattcttaaaaagaaaaaatagaaaaaaaaaaaagaaaaaggaataaaaagaaaaggaataaaaaggaaagggaaggaaatggaaaaaagaaagaaaaaaagagtcaggaagaaaaggtggaagaaaaagaagaaagaaaagaagagacaggaagaaaaaaaaaaaaaaagggtctctaaaatgaattaaagCCCGattacaaaatgaataattcGCGATGGGTTCTATTATcagttttgaaaaaaaaaaatttctaatttttttttgaacaatgCTCCGTATATAACTTCGTTGGGTGTTGTGAgccaccccccttttttcatatatatatattttatatatttttttttttcgtttctttcttctttctttctttcttcttttcgcataaaaataagaatattccccctaaaacagctaaataccaggccatactGTTATTCTTataaccaaaaaaaaaaccctaAGGTCATAcaccctcttttttttttttttctgtccatTTTGCGTAAAGCTCGTATTAGGTGTATACGGAGAAGTATACGCCCTCAT
Proteins encoded:
- a CDS encoding KIR protein, with amino-acid sequence MSPKGGKAGQLTKHVLESVLPSRGKYSSLEGDNDNCGFNSKNLMDNALDSYSSLSEYIGKIAKAQCCAAALGGNSSSENEYCDYLYFFTGDLVLTGLDDTKFKKAMEDIYQKMETHLDKFKCTNKYPTITIQNDELFQKMKKVHDYYRDYERIEYYIKKHNYMCDDTVSSYLEEIKKAYDAISGKCPNHDGSSDEPYCNDFNNWFRDTKYGTLLQKKCLKDEEAALQEQAVRGHSSTHSGQGSEILGGRVSGGEGKGGSDGGGSHRGDDDQDVVLIGDAVDTGASGVTPGAVAGGTIATIGLPAIGFFLYKYTNLFDGIKNSLFGGSNNSNNRRGRRSIGRRQHIDDTFTENDSSTLGDDGSTTLGGGGSSTDVSTIYNEPPRRSIGRRERAGTNNRRPGNIRYYAT